A part of Trachemys scripta elegans isolate TJP31775 chromosome 23, CAS_Tse_1.0, whole genome shotgun sequence genomic DNA contains:
- the PHOSPHO1 gene encoding phosphoethanolamine/phosphocholine phosphatase, whose protein sequence is MNGCFEGVGLRCLFKGVSMAAPKPPKYLLAFDFDETIINENSDDSVIRAAPGQVLPEHIRQTFRDGFYNEYMQRVFEYLGDQGVKMLNYKTVYENIPLSPGMPELFQFLSKNQDQFEIILLSDANMFGIECTLRAAGVYSLFRKIFSNPSGFDKRGYLTLGPYHTHKCPQCPANMCKRKILTEYLMERAQEGAEFERIFYVGDGANDFCPSVALTSTDIAFPRKGYPMHQMTQEMEKKQPRAFQATVVPWDSAVEVCCYLQELLKKKC, encoded by the exons ATGAACGGGTGCTTCGAAGGTGTTGGGCTGCGATGCCTTTTTAAG GGCGTCAGCATGGCTGCCCCCAAGCCTCCAAAATACCTCCTAGCCTTTGACTTTGATGAGACGATCATCAACGAGAACAGCGATGACTCGGTCATCAGGGCCGCTCCGGGCCAGGTGCTTCCAGAACACATCCGCCAGACCTTCCGGGATGGCTTCTATAACGAGTACATGCAGCGCGTCTTCGAGTACCTGGGAGACCAAGGGGTCAAGATGCTGAACTACAAAACCGTCTATGAGAACATCCCGCTGTCTCCTGGGATGCCGGAGCTCTTCCAGTTCCTCTCCAAGAACCAAGACCAGTTTGAGATCATCCTCCTCTCTGACGCCAACATGTTTGGCATCGAGTGCACTTTGAGAGCCGCCGGCGTCTACTCTCTCTTCCGCAAAATCTTTAGCAACCCCTCTGGGTTTGATAAGAGGGGCTACCTCACCTTGGGGCCCTATCACACTCACAAGTGCCCCCAGTGCCCCGCAAACATGTGTAAGCGCAAAATCCTCACTGAGTACCTGATGGAGCGGGCCCAGGAGGGAGCAGAATTTGAGCGCATTTTCTACGTCGGGGACGGAGCCAATGACTTCTGCCCTTCCGTGGCTTTGACTTCGACAGATATTGCTTTCCCGCGGAAGGGCTACCCCATGCACCAGATGACCCAGGAGATGGAGAAAAAGCAACCCAGAGCCTTCCAGGCCACCGTAGTGCCCTGGGATTCGGCTGTAGAAGTTTGCTGCTATCTGCAGGAGCTGCTCAAGAAGAAATGCTGA